The region ATGGCAACCCAGGTCCCGATGACGAGGGCTATGCGCAGGACCTCGGCGAGGGGCTGGCCAAAACCATCTCGAGGCTGGAGCGATCGTCGCGCTGGTTCGGAGGCGCGCTCGACAAGGCCGTACTCCATGTCCAGGCGCGTCTGGCCGTGGATCCCAGCGCGTCTGAAATCGAGACCTGGGAAGCCGTGGTCTCGGCGATGCAGGTGGGTTCTGCCGTCTTCGCCTCAGCGAGCGCTCCTGAGGGCACCGTGCAGTGCCGCATCAACCATGAGATGCGGACCCTGCCCGCCACCGGGCCACAACCGTACGCCGACGCTGGCAATTGGCTGACAGCATTGTGGTTCGCCATCGTCTGTCGTGACCAGAAGCGCATGACCCAGCTCTGTGAGTTGTCCCTCGACTTGTTGCGTGCTTCGGGAGCGGAGTACGACGAGTACATCTACCACTGGGTGGACAGCCTGCAGACCTACTGGCTGGAGCGGCCGGGTTTGGTCGATAAGCTGGTAGCCGCGATTGAGAACTCTGACCCGAGCGTGGCGCGGATCGCCACACGAGAGCAGCTCAACAAGATTCTCTACCAGCCCATTAACCTCTTCCGCTGTTTCCTACGCAAGGACCACACCGCGTTCAACGACGCGCTTCAGGAGGCCCTGGAGCTGCACAAGTCGTACTGGACCGCCAACGAGGAGCGGGAGGAGAGCCCGGCCGGATATCTGGCCCTGGGTCCGCTCGCCATCACCTGTCTTGCCTACGACGCCGGATTTCCCATTGAGGTCGAATCGGACTACCTGCCCAAGCATCTGCTCCAGCGCGACTGGCTGGGCGAATTTCCGACGTGACGCACGCACACTCTGCAAGAGGTAGTGAACGACCATGGCAGCGCAGGATTATGACAGTCAATTGCTGGAATCGGTGTCGGTGCGGCGTCGACGGTTGCGGGACGCCTTGTTGCTCGGAACGCAGCGGCAGCGGCGGTCGGTGGATGAGCGGCTGGGGAAGGTCGTTGCCGGGACGGTGATTGCCGGGGTGTTGTGTGCCGGATGCGTGGGCTGGTCGTTCATTTCGCACCGGGTCGCTGGGCAGAGCCCGTATGGGCCTTCGACGCCGTCGACCGCGCCATCCGTGGGGAGTTCAGCCCGATGATAGGTTCGAACGCGTGGTAGCAGCGGGGACGACAAGCGGTACGGAACTGAGTCGGGTCACTCTCGTCGGTGAGCGGCGACGCATCGATCTCGTCCTTCCTTCCCAGGAACCGATCGGTCGGCTGCTGCCGGAAATTCTGCGGCTGCTGGACGATCAGGTTGCGGCGCGGCCCTCGTCCCGCCATCTCGTGACTGCCAGCGGTTCGGCGTTGGCTCAGGACAGCACGTTGCTGTCGGCCGGGGTGCCGGATGGTGCGGTGTTGCGGCTGGTGCGTGTCGAGGACGCGCCGTCGGCGCCGGTGGTGCATGACGTCAGCGATGAGGTGGCGGAGGACCTTGGCCTGCGGGCGTGGCGCTGGCGCCCGGCTGCACGTCGCATGTCGGCGGGGGTCGCCCTGCTCGTGTGGGTGCTGACCGCCGGGTTGGTTGCTCGTGGCGAGTTCGCGTCGTCCTCCGTCATGTCCGTCTTGCTGCTTGCGGCGCTGGTGCTGGCTTCGGCAGGCGCGCTGGCTGGGCGTGCGGCGCATCGTGGGGTGGCCACGGCGTTGATCGTCGCGGCGGGTGCGCTCGGCGTCCTGGGCGCGTGGACGCTGGCTGACGCGCAGGCGTGGTCGGGTGCGGCGCGGCTCGCCGGGACGGCGGGTGCGGTGGCAGTCGCGCTGTTGCT is a window of Streptomyces violaceusniger Tu 4113 DNA encoding:
- a CDS encoding immunity 49 family protein — its product is MATTVPRHGNPGPDDEGYAQDLGEGLAKTISRLERSSRWFGGALDKAVLHVQARLAVDPSASEIETWEAVVSAMQVGSAVFASASAPEGTVQCRINHEMRTLPATGPQPYADAGNWLTALWFAIVCRDQKRMTQLCELSLDLLRASGAEYDEYIYHWVDSLQTYWLERPGLVDKLVAAIENSDPSVARIATREQLNKILYQPINLFRCFLRKDHTAFNDALQEALELHKSYWTANEEREESPAGYLALGPLAITCLAYDAGFPIEVESDYLPKHLLQRDWLGEFPT